In the genome of Gloeotrichia echinulata CP02, one region contains:
- a CDS encoding peroxiredoxin: protein MTVKVGDTAPNFTLTGQNGSSVSLEEFRGKNAVVLYFYPKDDTPGCTIESCAFRDQYEVFKTAGAEVIGVSGDSPESHQKFASKHQLPFTLLSDKGDQVRKLYGATTAFGFIPGRVTYVIDQQGVVQYVFDSMLNFKGHVEEALKTLQALKK, encoded by the coding sequence ATGACCGTTAAAGTTGGAGATACTGCGCCCAATTTCACTCTAACAGGCCAAAACGGCTCATCTGTAAGTCTCGAAGAGTTTCGCGGCAAAAATGCTGTTGTGCTGTACTTTTATCCCAAAGATGACACACCTGGATGTACGATTGAATCTTGCGCTTTTCGCGATCAGTATGAAGTGTTTAAAACCGCTGGGGCTGAAGTGATTGGTGTGAGTGGTGATTCACCGGAATCTCACCAAAAATTTGCGTCGAAGCATCAGCTACCATTTACCTTATTAAGTGACAAAGGCGACCAAGTGCGGAAGCTATATGGCGCCACCACGGCTTTTGGTTTTATCCCCGGTCGCGTTACTTATGTTATCGACCAACAGGGAGTGGTGCAATATGTTTTTGATTCGATGTTGAATTTTAAAGGTCACGTTGAGGAAGCGCTGAAAACTCTCCAAGCCCTGAAGAAGTAA
- the raiA gene encoding ribosome-associated translation inhibitor RaiA gives MKLVIHGKNIEITDAIREYVHQKIERAVSHFQNITNEVDVHLSVARNPRISTKQAAEVTIYANGNVIRAEESSENLYASIDLVADKIARQLRKYKERRQDQKTHAQPTNEAIVPEPVAADLIGDRTPELPSEVVRTKYFSMPPMTLTEALEQLQLVGHDFYMFQNSETGEINVIYERNHGGYGVIQPRHNNGHTNGHTNGKNGKAVQANMIMAEKSHHK, from the coding sequence ATGAAGCTTGTCATCCACGGCAAAAATATTGAAATCACCGATGCAATTCGGGAGTATGTGCATCAAAAAATAGAAAGAGCAGTTAGTCATTTTCAGAACATCACAAATGAAGTTGATGTCCACCTTAGCGTAGCCCGCAATCCGCGAATTAGCACTAAACAGGCGGCTGAAGTCACTATTTATGCTAATGGTAACGTCATCCGTGCTGAGGAAAGCAGCGAAAACTTATACGCCAGTATTGACTTGGTAGCAGATAAAATTGCCCGTCAACTGCGTAAATATAAAGAAAGGCGTCAAGACCAAAAAACTCATGCTCAACCAACAAATGAAGCAATAGTTCCCGAACCAGTAGCAGCAGATTTAATCGGCGATCGCACTCCCGAACTTCCCAGTGAAGTCGTGCGTACTAAGTATTTTTCCATGCCACCGATGACTCTAACAGAAGCCTTAGAACAGCTACAACTAGTAGGACATGACTTTTATATGTTCCAAAATTCCGAAACTGGCGAAATTAACGTCATTTACGAACGTAACCACGGCGGTTACGGTGTCATTCAACCCCGTCATAATAATGGACATACCAACGGTCATACCAACGGCAAGAATGGTAAGGCAGTCCAGGCTAATATGATCATGGCAGAAAAGTCCCATCATAAATAG
- the lipB gene encoding lipoyl(octanoyl) transferase LipB, with amino-acid sequence MIRSTSMSQHRCLLYNHGLLPYLDALQWQRLLVGDRIHNPSLDDVLILLEHPPVYTLGQGANPEFLKFSLDKTEYDVYRVERGGEVTYHCPGQLVGYPILNLQHYRQDLHWYLRQLEEILIRVLAVYGLRGERLPSFTGVWLEGRKVAAIGIKVSRWVTMHGFSLNVCPDMTGFGQIVPCGIPDKPVASLAEWIPGITCQEVRSYVAESFAEVFGVELVASFPDITRDEKGTGD; translated from the coding sequence ATGATCCGTAGTACCTCGATGTCTCAACACCGTTGTTTGTTATATAATCATGGGTTGTTGCCTTATTTAGATGCTTTGCAATGGCAGAGATTGCTGGTAGGCGATCGCATTCACAACCCCAGTCTCGATGACGTGTTAATCTTGCTAGAGCATCCCCCTGTCTACACTTTGGGACAAGGCGCTAATCCAGAATTTCTCAAATTTAGTCTTGACAAAACTGAGTATGATGTGTATCGAGTTGAACGAGGCGGTGAAGTTACTTACCATTGTCCCGGTCAATTGGTGGGGTATCCAATTTTAAATCTGCAACATTATCGTCAAGATCTCCACTGGTACTTACGCCAACTCGAAGAAATCTTAATTCGTGTTCTAGCAGTTTACGGGTTGCGGGGAGAACGCCTACCATCTTTTACTGGAGTTTGGTTAGAAGGTCGAAAAGTCGCCGCCATTGGGATTAAAGTCAGCCGTTGGGTGACAATGCATGGCTTTTCATTAAACGTTTGTCCAGATATGACAGGCTTTGGGCAAATTGTACCTTGTGGCATTCCTGATAAGCCGGTCGCTAGTTTAGCTGAATGGATTCCAGGTATTACCTGTCAAGAGGTACGTTCTTATGTAGCAGAGTCCTTTGCTGAAGTCTTTGGCGTGGAATTAGTCGCGTCATTCCCGGACATCACCAGAGATGAAAAAGGGACTGGGGACTAG
- a CDS encoding thermonuclease family protein, translating into MAKLNKQVIFWLCTTFIILGLMGCERFFAPTGDLVERVSDGDTLAVKDSKGRKINVRFACIDAPEIPHTNKEKQSNRASDLNQFSWGTKAQERLQELVNKAGDRVTLNITDSDRYGRKVAEIRLKDGTFVQQVLLREGLVKVYRPYLNKCPSKDLVLQAEAEAQKQKVGVWSDAKFVNPWEYRQANKLKS; encoded by the coding sequence ATGGCAAAGTTAAATAAACAAGTAATATTTTGGCTGTGTACAACCTTCATCATTTTGGGCTTGATGGGGTGCGAACGCTTTTTTGCTCCCACAGGAGACTTAGTTGAGCGCGTTAGTGATGGTGATACTTTAGCAGTAAAAGACTCCAAAGGGAGAAAAATAAATGTCCGCTTTGCCTGCATTGATGCACCAGAAATACCTCATACTAATAAAGAAAAGCAAAGTAACCGCGCCAGCGACCTCAATCAATTTAGCTGGGGTACAAAGGCGCAAGAACGCTTACAGGAATTGGTAAACAAAGCAGGCGATCGCGTAACCTTAAATATTACAGATAGTGATCGTTATGGCAGAAAAGTTGCCGAAATTCGCCTAAAAGATGGCACTTTTGTGCAACAAGTTTTGTTGCGCGAAGGACTAGTAAAAGTGTATCGTCCCTATTTAAATAAATGTCCCAGTAAAGACTTAGTTTTACAAGCCGAAGCCGAAGCACAAAAGCAAAAAGTTGGAGTTTGGAGTGATGCTAAGTTTGTTAATCCTTGGGAGTATCGCCAGGCGAATAAATTAAAGTCTTAG
- a CDS encoding NACHT domain-containing protein, with amino-acid sequence MIDWLVAWGVANSFGLAFKAVLEKLAQAALEDYVKDFFKGCIKDLTHLAKAKPLKVAYGQANKLFLDLVQEELEDAGLEEKEIKQEYSESVDQFINHKTVIETLGQPLEAVLDIDFVDDKPAVDVKLTQIWHDLNLKPLPREFQWQHVTKVYCRKVRAIAQESEELRQLLDSANLAKMRERLEENSPIVADFDFSRYQKGLKTAYSRLRLDSLDTSGCNYTLQLWNIFVPQNLREMTPYPGFSCSILDILNEKQTYKYTVILGNPGSGKSTLAQYKALDWAITQSSYLSVQELPLLIELRNYLENRERLLCSNFLEYFHKGTGVVGGTLNQIELDKWLKNNQAIVLFDGLDEVLNDRERENVVIDIINFTHRYPQARVIVTSRIIGYEQQQHRFRNANFREFVIQELAPEQIHDFVSKWHELAFDDKYDAEKKRDRLQKSIENYFAFRELAGNPLLLTMMAILNRHEELPRDRATLYERASEVLLQRWDGDKNLPEDKRLDPKLSNYLDYKAKQEMLRLVAYRMQASAGTLAQSLVISQADLEDILTNYLQNIVPNKEAKLVARVLREQLTTRSFILCFLGGDVYGFMHRTFLEYFCALYYAEQYEKKRQITLEYLKQEIFGNHWHDPSWYEVLALILGKIYEKFASEIIDYLIDQDGRAYNFINLFLAHQCLCNVRNHRQMQSTANKLLEKFQQLAVSQDGLTDTIRNQAVAAIAVLEDLPS; translated from the coding sequence ATGATAGATTGGTTAGTTGCTTGGGGAGTAGCTAATTCTTTTGGGTTAGCTTTTAAGGCGGTACTAGAAAAATTGGCGCAAGCAGCCTTAGAAGATTATGTTAAGGATTTCTTTAAAGGCTGCATTAAGGATTTAACTCATCTAGCTAAAGCTAAACCGTTAAAAGTTGCCTATGGGCAAGCAAATAAGTTATTCTTGGATTTGGTACAGGAGGAGTTAGAAGATGCTGGGTTGGAAGAAAAGGAAATTAAGCAGGAATATAGCGAGTCTGTAGATCAATTTATTAACCATAAAACTGTGATTGAAACTCTTGGTCAACCATTAGAAGCAGTTCTGGATATTGATTTTGTAGATGATAAGCCAGCTGTTGATGTGAAACTGACACAAATTTGGCATGATTTAAACTTAAAGCCTTTACCCAGGGAATTTCAATGGCAACATGTTACCAAGGTTTATTGTCGGAAGGTAAGAGCGATCGCGCAGGAATCGGAGGAGTTACGTCAACTATTAGATTCAGCGAATTTGGCAAAAATGCGGGAACGCCTGGAAGAAAATTCCCCCATAGTTGCAGATTTTGACTTTAGTCGTTATCAAAAGGGCTTAAAAACAGCTTATAGCAGGTTGCGGCTGGATAGCTTAGACACGAGCGGTTGTAATTATACGCTGCAATTATGGAATATATTTGTGCCGCAAAATCTGCGAGAAATGACACCTTATCCTGGATTTAGTTGCTCAATTTTAGATATACTCAACGAAAAACAAACTTACAAATATACAGTTATTTTAGGTAATCCTGGCTCTGGTAAGTCTACTTTGGCTCAGTATAAAGCGTTGGATTGGGCAATAACTCAATCGAGTTATCTTTCGGTTCAAGAATTGCCTTTATTAATTGAATTACGTAATTATCTAGAAAATCGTGAGCGGCTGTTATGTAGTAATTTTCTGGAATATTTCCATAAAGGGACTGGGGTAGTTGGTGGTACGCTCAATCAAATTGAACTAGATAAATGGCTGAAAAATAATCAAGCAATTGTTTTGTTTGATGGTTTGGATGAGGTGTTAAATGATCGAGAGCGAGAAAATGTAGTTATTGATATTATTAACTTCACTCATCGTTATCCCCAAGCGCGAGTGATTGTCACATCTCGGATCATTGGTTATGAACAGCAGCAACACCGATTCCGCAATGCTAATTTTCGCGAGTTTGTAATTCAAGAATTAGCGCCAGAGCAAATCCACGATTTTGTTAGCAAATGGCATGAATTAGCTTTTGATGACAAATATGATGCCGAAAAAAAACGCGATCGCCTGCAAAAATCCATAGAAAATTACTTTGCGTTTCGGGAACTGGCGGGAAATCCCTTGCTACTAACTATGATGGCTATTCTGAATCGACATGAGGAATTACCAAGGGATAGAGCCACCCTCTATGAGCGAGCCTCAGAGGTTTTACTACAGCGTTGGGATGGCGATAAAAACTTACCAGAAGACAAAAGATTAGACCCCAAATTAAGCAATTATCTCGACTACAAAGCCAAACAGGAGATGTTGCGGTTAGTTGCTTACCGAATGCAAGCTTCAGCAGGTACTTTGGCGCAAAGCTTGGTGATTAGTCAAGCAGATTTAGAAGATATTCTGACTAACTATCTCCAAAATATTGTACCAAACAAAGAAGCTAAATTGGTAGCCAGAGTTTTACGAGAACAGCTAACGACTCGCAGCTTTATTTTATGTTTCTTGGGTGGCGATGTTTATGGGTTTATGCATCGAACTTTTCTGGAATATTTCTGTGCCTTATATTATGCTGAACAATATGAAAAAAAACGCCAGATTACTTTGGAATATCTTAAGCAAGAAATTTTTGGTAATCACTGGCATGATCCATCCTGGTATGAGGTGTTAGCTTTGATTTTGGGAAAAATTTATGAAAAATTCGCCAGCGAAATTATTGATTATCTCATCGACCAAGACGGACGAGCATACAATTTTATCAATTTGTTTCTCGCTCATCAATGTCTGTGTAATGTGAGAAATCACCGTCAGATGCAATCAACCGCTAATAAGCTCTTGGAAAAGTTTCAACAGTTAGCAGTAAGTCAGGATGGGCTGACAGATACTATACGCAATCAAGCAGTTGCAGCTATAGCGGTACTGGAAGATTTACCATCCTAA